The proteins below come from a single Bacillus horti genomic window:
- a CDS encoding TVP38/TMEM64 family protein: MSKDKKQIETDKEFFETDNKDLGIADKKELESKETVVELATPSKLVFWKRLISIIITGAVAASIVLFRDEILLWLDQAKDVHALWIMGAATILALFPVIPYPIIGGALGLTFGPELGAVYTWVGSAAASIIMFLLLRWLFFDWGQRILKKVKVIDRMTALFERNAFLFILATRMIPFIPSIVVNAYCAASKVGFWPYALASSLGKVPAMFLFAVLGDQLLTEPRNMLISVSVYALFILVIYISYFKIYLRFSSANKR; this comes from the coding sequence GTGTCCAAGGATAAAAAACAGATAGAAACGGATAAAGAATTTTTTGAAACAGATAATAAAGATTTAGGAATTGCTGATAAAAAAGAGCTAGAATCAAAAGAAACCGTAGTAGAGCTAGCTACACCTTCAAAGCTCGTCTTTTGGAAACGGCTCATTTCTATTATTATTACTGGCGCGGTGGCTGCGAGCATCGTGCTTTTTCGTGATGAAATTTTACTCTGGCTCGACCAGGCCAAGGATGTACATGCCTTATGGATTATGGGGGCTGCTACAATTCTAGCATTGTTTCCTGTGATTCCTTACCCTATTATTGGAGGAGCATTAGGTTTAACGTTTGGTCCAGAGCTTGGAGCTGTTTATACATGGGTTGGCTCAGCCGCAGCGTCTATTATTATGTTTTTACTGCTCAGATGGTTATTCTTCGATTGGGGTCAGCGTATTTTAAAGAAGGTCAAGGTTATTGATCGAATGACAGCTTTATTTGAGCGGAACGCCTTTTTGTTTATTTTAGCTACACGTATGATTCCTTTTATTCCTTCTATTGTGGTGAATGCGTATTGTGCGGCAAGCAAGGTTGGATTCTGGCCGTATGCTTTGGCTTCCTCCCTAGGAAAGGTCCCTGCTATGTTTCTATTTGCTGTTTTAGGCGACCAGCTATTAACAGAACCTAGGAATATGCTTATCTCTGTTTCCGTCTATGCTTTGTTTATTCTTGTGATATACATAAGCTATTTCAAAATTTACCTGCGTTTTTCATCCGCAAATAAAAGATAA
- a CDS encoding immunoglobulin-like domain-containing protein, with product MKISVCFLLLFTSLLSFQPNMVFAEVVLDQGQTDGGTNAPFILGLENPAYQTFRAGYTGELDRVEIMIRNNSLADWAEEGLARILSHPDGEEIGRQVFPIPRLQDFYSNYPDIYFTERPQLIEGNVYRIELSPLTGRFSWVYHQFNSYADGESSIHAGYDFLFKTYMLLDTEPPVIALNPQSAQPTAGDVEINVAVTDRSRIESVKWAEGQLEIGDFQSIGTDITFGRSFTVEENGWYTVYAKDAGHYGNEAVETIQITNIYKQTPQKPLVTTGPQIVNTNSMVVSGTAEARTEVRITGGLTSSQEQVSATGEFSIEVPLLQNSLNSLQIVSRNPAGLESEAETLTIIHSNQKPIIQLQGETHVPHIQGAEYVDAGAIVESSVYGETGEPTVNNLVETTIPGVYPVHYTYTNGAGYEADSVTRWVTVEPAVTISLQGESEITISQNEEYAEPGYTAESYYDGDLTALVNVTGKVDTTTVGTYELVYKASDSRGFDAEEQKRLVHVVEVKKPNLPPSGPEAPINGDTVTPNTPKPAPNSANTMLKELRLVAGTQKLALSPRFDPNTFHYTAYTSAATLTLQLETENQKARIKIGDEFLDFPQTLPIEVGKNEWEITIQAEQGTAKTYHLVVFRDTGDTASSKWMDIRGHWGESAILEANAQGWLSGYPDGIFQPNDSVSRAEFVRILVQALKLDMGEHFAANADTKLDGLSAEDRKASSQEDLEALSAAVNHGLIQGDREGRLHPRGNLTRAEMTMILYRLYREKEQPVRAVQYGDARSIPEWAKESVRTISALGIVQGRSNGHFSPYDLTTKAEAVTVIHRLLKAGQEPINEQIK from the coding sequence TTGAAGATAAGTGTATGTTTTCTATTACTTTTTACTAGTCTTTTATCCTTCCAGCCTAATATGGTCTTTGCTGAAGTGGTACTCGATCAAGGGCAAACTGATGGAGGGACCAATGCTCCATTCATCCTTGGATTAGAAAATCCAGCCTACCAAACGTTTCGAGCAGGATATACGGGGGAGTTGGACAGAGTCGAAATAATGATTCGAAACAATTCTCTCGCGGATTGGGCTGAGGAGGGCTTGGCTCGTATCCTCTCTCATCCTGATGGAGAAGAAATTGGAAGGCAGGTTTTCCCCATACCTAGATTACAGGACTTTTACAGCAATTACCCAGATATTTATTTTACGGAGAGGCCTCAGCTGATTGAGGGGAACGTGTATCGAATTGAATTAAGTCCATTAACAGGTAGGTTTTCATGGGTCTATCACCAGTTTAATAGCTACGCAGACGGAGAAAGCTCCATTCATGCAGGATACGATTTTCTATTTAAGACATATATGCTTTTAGATACAGAGCCACCAGTCATTGCACTCAATCCCCAGTCAGCGCAACCAACTGCAGGGGATGTGGAAATCAATGTGGCTGTTACGGATAGGAGTAGGATAGAAAGTGTAAAGTGGGCTGAGGGGCAGCTAGAGATCGGTGACTTTCAGAGCATAGGCACTGATATTACGTTTGGGCGTAGCTTCACTGTTGAAGAGAATGGCTGGTATACGGTGTATGCAAAGGATGCTGGTCACTATGGAAACGAAGCAGTAGAGACGATTCAGATTACCAATATTTATAAACAGACTCCTCAAAAACCATTAGTGACTACAGGTCCTCAAATTGTCAACACGAATAGTATGGTGGTTTCAGGAACAGCGGAAGCTAGAACGGAGGTAAGGATTACTGGAGGTCTTACTAGCAGTCAGGAGCAAGTGAGTGCAACCGGAGAGTTTAGTATCGAGGTGCCCTTACTGCAAAACTCATTAAACTCCTTACAGATCGTTTCTCGAAACCCTGCCGGTCTTGAAAGTGAGGCAGAGACACTTACTATTATCCATAGTAATCAAAAGCCTATCATTCAATTACAGGGTGAGACCCACGTTCCGCACATTCAAGGAGCAGAGTATGTTGATGCAGGAGCCATAGTAGAAAGCTCTGTGTATGGGGAGACGGGAGAGCCAACTGTTAACAATCTAGTCGAGACTACAATACCGGGAGTATATCCCGTTCATTACACGTATACAAACGGAGCTGGATATGAAGCTGATTCGGTGACGCGTTGGGTTACAGTAGAGCCAGCTGTAACGATCTCGTTACAGGGGGAAAGTGAGATAACAATTTCTCAAAATGAGGAATATGCTGAGCCTGGTTATACGGCTGAAAGCTATTATGATGGTGATCTTACCGCTCTGGTCAATGTGACCGGGAAAGTAGATACAACAACAGTAGGAACCTATGAATTAGTCTACAAGGCTTCCGATTCGAGAGGCTTTGATGCCGAAGAGCAGAAGCGTTTAGTCCACGTCGTGGAGGTCAAAAAACCTAATTTGCCTCCAAGTGGCCCAGAAGCTCCTATTAACGGGGATACCGTTACACCTAATACACCAAAGCCCGCACCAAACTCAGCGAATACTATGCTGAAGGAGCTGCGACTAGTTGCAGGTACTCAGAAGCTTGCTCTTAGCCCAAGATTTGACCCTAATACGTTTCATTACACGGCCTATACCTCAGCAGCGACATTAACCCTACAGCTTGAGACTGAAAATCAGAAGGCGAGGATAAAAATAGGAGACGAGTTTCTTGATTTCCCTCAGACCCTTCCTATAGAGGTAGGCAAAAATGAATGGGAAATTACAATACAAGCAGAGCAAGGCACAGCAAAGACGTATCATCTTGTTGTGTTTAGAGATACAGGAGATACGGCTTCGTCCAAATGGATGGATATCCGGGGACATTGGGGTGAGTCAGCTATTCTAGAAGCGAATGCTCAAGGGTGGTTATCTGGGTATCCAGACGGTATATTCCAGCCGAATGATTCTGTAAGTAGAGCTGAGTTTGTTCGAATATTAGTTCAGGCATTAAAGCTAGATATGGGTGAACATTTCGCAGCTAACGCGGATACTAAATTAGACGGTTTAAGTGCAGAGGACAGGAAGGCCAGTAGCCAAGAAGATTTAGAGGCTCTAAGCGCAGCGGTCAATCATGGATTAATTCAAGGAGATCGTGAAGGTCGTCTTCATCCACGAGGGAATCTTACAAGAGCAGAGATGACTATGATTTTATACCGATTGTACAGAGAAAAAGAGCAACCCGTTAGGGCTGTACAGTATGGCGATGCTCGATCTATTCCAGAGTGGGCTAAGGAAAGTGTAAGAACAATATCGGCTCTTGGAATCGTTCAAGGCCGTTCTAACGGTCACTTTTCTCCCTATGACCTGACCACAAAAGCAGAAGCTGTCACCGTTATTCACCGTTTGCTGAAGGCAGGACAAGAGCCTATAAACGAACAAATTAAATAA
- the uvrB gene encoding excinuclease ABC subunit UvrB, with amino-acid sequence MLDRKFELVSPYEPQGDQPSAIAKLVQGLEEGKKHQTLLGATGTGKTFTIAQTIAKVNRPTLVIAHNKTLAAQLYSEFKELFPNNSVEYFVSYYDYYQPEAYIPHSDTYIEKDSSINDEIDKLRHSATSALFERNDVIIVASVSCIYGLGSPEEYSELVLSIRQGMERSRDDVLRKLVDIQYERNDINFHRGTFRVRGDVLEIFPASRDEQAIRVEFFGDEIDRITEIQVVTGEILGERNHVMIYPASHFVTREEKMKKAMVNIEAELEERLAEFHEQGKLLEAQRLEQRTRYDLEMMQEMGFCSGIENYSRHLTLREAGASPYTLMDFFPDDMLIVIDESHVSVPQIRAMYNGDQARKQVLVDHGFRLPSAKDNRPLRFEEFEQHIKNVLYVSATPGPYELEHAPEVIEQIIRPTGLLDPTIDVRPIQGQIDDLLGEIQDRIAKKERVLVTTLTKKMSEDLTDYLKEIGIKVRYLHSEIKTLERLHIIRELRLGVFDVLIGINLLREGLDIPEVSLVAILDADKEGFLRSERSLIQTIGRAARNSNGHVIMYGDRITNSMQIALDETARRREKQMAHNEQHGITPKTIVKAVFDVIEATKVAEDTAGYDAAAPLTKMSKKDKQAMIARMEKEMKEAARQLQFERAAELRDLVLELKAED; translated from the coding sequence ATGCTAGATCGTAAATTTGAGCTTGTTTCACCCTATGAACCACAGGGGGATCAGCCATCTGCTATAGCCAAGCTTGTCCAAGGCTTGGAAGAGGGAAAGAAGCATCAAACATTACTTGGAGCAACAGGGACAGGGAAAACGTTTACGATTGCTCAAACGATAGCTAAAGTCAATCGTCCAACGTTGGTGATTGCTCACAATAAAACACTGGCTGCACAGCTGTATAGTGAGTTTAAAGAGCTGTTTCCGAATAACTCGGTCGAATATTTTGTTAGTTATTATGATTACTATCAGCCAGAAGCGTACATCCCTCACTCCGATACGTATATTGAAAAGGATTCAAGTATTAATGATGAAATAGATAAGCTACGTCACTCGGCGACGAGTGCTTTGTTTGAACGCAATGATGTGATCATTGTGGCTTCGGTTTCCTGTATTTATGGGTTAGGTTCTCCAGAGGAGTATAGTGAATTGGTTCTTTCCATCAGACAGGGAATGGAGCGCAGTCGTGATGATGTCCTGCGTAAATTAGTTGATATTCAATATGAACGCAATGATATCAACTTTCACCGTGGAACGTTCAGGGTTCGAGGTGATGTGCTAGAGATCTTTCCTGCTTCACGAGATGAGCAGGCTATTCGTGTTGAGTTTTTTGGTGATGAAATTGATCGGATTACGGAGATCCAGGTCGTTACGGGAGAGATTCTTGGTGAACGCAATCATGTGATGATTTACCCAGCCTCCCACTTCGTGACACGGGAAGAAAAGATGAAGAAGGCGATGGTGAACATCGAGGCTGAATTGGAAGAACGTCTTGCTGAATTCCATGAACAAGGTAAGCTACTAGAGGCCCAGCGCTTAGAGCAACGGACGCGCTACGATTTAGAAATGATGCAGGAGATGGGTTTTTGTTCGGGGATTGAAAATTATTCTAGACATTTGACTCTTCGTGAAGCTGGAGCTTCACCGTATACACTGATGGATTTCTTCCCGGATGACATGCTGATTGTGATTGATGAGTCCCACGTATCTGTTCCGCAGATTAGGGCGATGTATAATGGAGACCAGGCTAGGAAGCAGGTTTTGGTTGACCACGGCTTCCGTTTACCATCCGCTAAGGATAATCGCCCTCTTCGTTTTGAAGAGTTTGAGCAGCATATTAAAAATGTGTTATACGTCTCAGCTACTCCAGGTCCTTACGAGCTTGAGCATGCCCCAGAGGTTATTGAACAAATTATCAGACCAACGGGACTGCTAGATCCAACAATTGACGTGCGTCCGATACAGGGACAGATTGATGACTTGTTGGGTGAGATTCAAGATCGGATAGCGAAAAAGGAACGTGTATTGGTAACAACATTGACGAAAAAGATGTCAGAGGACTTAACGGATTACTTAAAGGAAATAGGTATTAAGGTACGCTATTTACATTCAGAAATTAAAACTCTGGAGCGGTTGCATATTATCCGCGAATTACGACTTGGTGTTTTTGATGTGTTAATTGGAATTAACCTGCTAAGAGAAGGTCTTGATATTCCTGAGGTGTCCTTAGTGGCTATTCTAGATGCAGATAAAGAAGGATTTCTACGGTCTGAGCGTTCCTTGATTCAAACAATCGGAAGGGCAGCGCGTAATTCGAATGGTCATGTGATTATGTATGGTGATAGGATTACAAACTCTATGCAGATTGCTTTAGATGAAACGGCAAGAAGAAGAGAGAAGCAAATGGCCCATAATGAGCAGCACGGAATTACTCCTAAGACGATTGTTAAAGCTGTCTTTGATGTTATTGAAGCGACTAAGGTAGCGGAGGATACAGCGGGATACGATGCTGCTGCACCGTTAACGAAGATGTCGAAGAAGGACAAGCAAGCGATGATAGCGCGGATGGAGAAAGAAATGAAGGAAGCGGCAAGACAGCTTCAATTTGAAAGAGCTGCTGAGCTAAGGGATTTGGTGCTTGAGCTGAAGGCTGAGGATTAG
- the nagZ gene encoding beta-N-acetylhexosaminidase yields MSANVTLRQKIGQLMVFGFAGTAPSKEILSLIREQHVGGIILFGRNVGTPEEVLSLTTALQKEAKESNHKLPLLICTDQENGVVRRMGEGTTVFPGAMLLGATQKTENAFAVGQATGKELKAVGINWNLAPTVDVNNNAENPVIGVRSFGEDAQQVAEFSQAWLQGLQQAGVMSTLKHFPGHGDTSVDSHLDLPVIEHDMTRLRQIELLPFQKGIEAGADVVMSSHIYFPALEKRKGVPATLSRSVMTGLLREELQFNGVVTTDCLEMNAIAHTIGTAQGAVEALKAGVDLIMISHTHSLQQDALQAILAAVEQGELEEARIHEAYDRVQRLKGKYLSWTELDVGNVTQHVPAVVGCEEHLQLAKDIYRQGITIIDTKSNREIGSLDNNQPILPLSMDKEHRVLVLYPQNSYLMQVEDKRYSSYALGQVVQEILPSAMVNEFINPPDQGEISRVLEMVQQLHKNKELDTIIIGSLSAAQSKEQQELINKLAETELPVVVIAMRSPYDLAYLSSISTYVATYEFSTPALQMAVRALFGLEQVSGILPVTLPQA; encoded by the coding sequence ATGAGTGCTAACGTAACGCTAAGACAGAAAATTGGTCAGTTAATGGTGTTCGGATTTGCAGGTACTGCTCCTTCAAAAGAAATTTTGAGTCTCATTCGAGAGCAGCATGTAGGCGGAATTATTCTGTTTGGACGCAATGTGGGAACTCCAGAGGAAGTCCTTTCATTGACGACGGCTTTGCAGAAGGAGGCTAAGGAATCAAATCACAAGCTCCCTTTGCTCATTTGTACAGATCAGGAAAATGGTGTAGTAAGGCGAATGGGGGAAGGAACCACTGTTTTTCCAGGGGCTATGCTGCTAGGAGCAACTCAGAAAACGGAGAACGCATTCGCTGTAGGGCAAGCAACAGGAAAAGAGCTGAAAGCAGTAGGCATTAATTGGAATCTTGCTCCCACGGTAGACGTGAATAACAACGCAGAAAACCCTGTAATTGGTGTGCGATCATTTGGAGAGGATGCGCAGCAGGTAGCAGAGTTTAGTCAGGCTTGGCTGCAAGGCTTGCAACAGGCAGGGGTAATGAGCACGCTAAAGCATTTTCCAGGGCATGGAGATACATCTGTTGATTCGCATTTAGACCTCCCTGTCATTGAGCATGATATGACAAGACTTCGTCAGATAGAGCTACTCCCCTTCCAAAAAGGAATTGAGGCTGGAGCTGATGTGGTGATGTCCTCCCATATTTATTTTCCAGCACTTGAAAAAAGAAAAGGGGTACCAGCAACTCTTTCAAGAAGTGTAATGACCGGTCTGCTAAGGGAAGAATTGCAATTTAACGGTGTAGTTACCACAGATTGCTTAGAGATGAATGCTATCGCTCACACAATTGGTACAGCTCAGGGAGCCGTTGAAGCCTTAAAAGCTGGGGTAGATTTAATCATGATTTCCCATACGCATTCCCTGCAGCAGGATGCTCTTCAAGCTATATTAGCTGCTGTAGAGCAAGGAGAGCTAGAGGAAGCTAGAATTCATGAAGCGTATGATAGAGTTCAACGGTTAAAAGGTAAGTACCTATCCTGGACAGAGCTGGACGTGGGTAACGTTACTCAGCATGTTCCTGCTGTTGTTGGCTGTGAAGAGCATCTTCAGCTTGCTAAGGATATCTATCGGCAGGGGATTACTATTATAGATACAAAATCGAATAGAGAAATAGGATCGCTCGATAACAATCAACCTATTCTTCCGTTGTCTATGGATAAGGAGCACCGAGTGCTCGTTCTGTATCCTCAAAATTCCTATCTTATGCAGGTGGAGGATAAGCGATATTCCAGCTATGCATTAGGGCAAGTTGTACAAGAGATTTTGCCATCAGCTATGGTGAATGAGTTTATAAATCCTCCAGATCAAGGAGAGATAAGTAGGGTCCTAGAAATGGTACAGCAACTGCATAAGAATAAGGAGCTTGATACGATCATCATTGGGAGTTTGTCAGCAGCGCAAAGTAAAGAGCAGCAGGAACTGATCAATAAATTAGCAGAAACAGAGTTACCTGTTGTGGTCATAGCTATGAGAAGTCCCTATGACCTAGCTTACCTCTCTAGTATTTCAACCTATGTAGCAACGTATGAATTTTCAACTCCAGCCTTACAAATGGCTGTACGTGCTCTATTTGGCTTGGAACAGGTTAGCGGTATTTTACCTGTTACTCTTCCACAAGCATAG
- a CDS encoding LuxR C-terminal-related transcriptional regulator — protein MEKKDLFSSRILKTKLHIPGSRSKMIPRPFLYEKLQAAAKEKLTVVLAPAGFGKSTLLSQWIRESNTPSGWVSLDKNDNDPVRFWEYFISALNVYQAGFGQNTLLVLRSAGHSDPELYMYTLLEELEQIKEPMVIVLDDFHEITSSAVHQGMSILLQHLPQQLHIMLSTRQEPIFPRHKLRVRNELTEIGMTDLRFTAKELQHFFNDVLEFNLSLENVLLLQKSTEGWAAGAQLAALSMNGDYQPANSLISTLSGNMGYISEYLEAEVLEQHPHEVQLFLVKTSLLKRMNGFLCDALTGQGNGHVMLQHLEKNNAFIIPLDHEQTWYRYHHLFADLLQSKLYKIFPKEVQELHRQASQWYAQNGFSIEAIEHAFEAQDYELAATFIDQEAPYLLKKAEMDTLLRWLERFPPGWVNQRSMLSLIKACCLAVSGQLDKAGALLQLQQEKISSEASLSIQSKNELLAEVDAISGYISLVKGEHQTVIELFSSSGQKQDKVSRFFEVGLELNTYEATPIRGVLGFKGALTKVKEVYPELRKLFWNRGLAITGYGSVIMSELLYEFNDMEQTEYFVLRGIELGKKYQNIGILVPTYITYVRYQIAQGHINKAFKIVGELEHHITSEFTESSHLSHWITVLKALQALIWIREGNRKEVYRWLKKSPMSIHDVHTSHKEFEQFIRVRAYLRVGETKEAFKLLERLKEMTESEERLGSQIETFLLLGIGYHLEMDEIQAQYHIEQALRLAEPEGYVRLFLDEEKELAPLLTKVVRKKEKDVSPEENKSLNYARFLLEHMMVETDSRISNKLNVIEPLTAREEEVLSLIDKGFTNKEIAYSLDLSEGTVKGYCHKIFAKLQVTNRTQAMAKLREMRAP, from the coding sequence ATGGAAAAGAAGGATCTATTTTCCTCTCGTATATTAAAGACGAAACTCCACATACCTGGATCACGTTCAAAAATGATACCTAGGCCTTTTTTGTATGAGAAGCTACAGGCGGCTGCAAAAGAAAAGCTAACGGTCGTTTTAGCTCCAGCTGGCTTTGGGAAGTCTACCCTGCTTAGCCAATGGATTAGAGAGTCGAACACGCCCTCGGGTTGGGTTTCATTAGATAAAAACGATAACGATCCCGTACGGTTCTGGGAATATTTTATTTCGGCGCTTAACGTCTATCAAGCAGGCTTCGGACAAAACACACTGCTTGTTCTACGATCAGCAGGCCATAGTGATCCAGAATTATATATGTACACCCTGTTAGAAGAATTGGAACAAATCAAAGAGCCGATGGTTATCGTGTTGGATGATTTTCACGAGATTACGTCATCTGCTGTCCATCAAGGGATGTCTATTTTACTTCAACACCTCCCACAGCAGCTTCATATTATGCTCTCAACTCGTCAGGAGCCTATTTTTCCTCGGCATAAGCTGCGAGTTAGAAATGAGCTAACGGAAATAGGAATGACAGATCTAAGATTTACAGCAAAAGAATTGCAGCATTTCTTTAATGATGTTCTAGAGTTTAACCTTTCTCTGGAAAACGTGCTGCTTCTGCAGAAATCTACAGAAGGCTGGGCGGCAGGAGCTCAATTAGCCGCTTTGTCAATGAACGGAGATTACCAACCGGCAAATTCTCTTATTTCTACTTTAAGCGGGAATATGGGGTATATCAGTGAATACTTAGAAGCAGAGGTTCTAGAGCAGCACCCTCATGAGGTACAGTTATTTTTAGTCAAAACGTCTTTGCTTAAACGAATGAATGGTTTCTTATGTGATGCACTCACAGGACAGGGAAATGGACATGTGATGCTCCAGCATCTAGAAAAGAACAATGCATTTATTATCCCTCTTGATCATGAGCAGACCTGGTATCGTTACCATCATCTCTTTGCTGATTTGCTTCAATCAAAGCTATATAAAATTTTTCCAAAAGAGGTTCAAGAACTGCACCGACAAGCTAGCCAATGGTACGCTCAGAACGGATTTTCTATTGAAGCCATAGAGCATGCTTTTGAAGCACAGGATTATGAGCTAGCCGCTACATTCATAGATCAAGAAGCTCCTTATTTGCTAAAAAAGGCGGAAATGGACACCCTTCTACGTTGGCTAGAGCGTTTTCCTCCTGGATGGGTGAATCAAAGATCAATGCTGTCCCTAATTAAAGCTTGTTGTTTAGCTGTATCAGGTCAGTTAGATAAAGCTGGAGCGCTTTTACAGCTCCAACAAGAAAAGATTAGTAGTGAAGCCTCCCTATCTATACAATCTAAAAATGAGCTTTTAGCTGAGGTTGATGCTATCAGTGGCTATATAAGTCTTGTCAAAGGTGAACATCAGACTGTTATAGAATTATTTTCCTCTTCAGGACAAAAGCAGGATAAGGTGAGCCGTTTTTTTGAGGTAGGACTTGAATTAAATACATATGAAGCCACACCCATAAGAGGAGTGTTAGGCTTTAAAGGTGCTCTAACAAAAGTAAAAGAGGTCTACCCTGAACTAAGGAAGCTATTTTGGAACAGAGGCTTAGCTATTACGGGATATGGATCTGTGATTATGAGCGAGCTGCTGTATGAGTTCAATGATATGGAGCAAACAGAATATTTCGTCCTACGAGGTATAGAGCTAGGGAAGAAGTATCAAAACATAGGCATTCTAGTCCCTACGTATATTACTTACGTTAGGTATCAGATAGCTCAAGGTCATATAAATAAAGCGTTTAAAATAGTAGGAGAGCTTGAACATCACATTACGAGTGAGTTTACGGAATCTTCCCATTTATCTCATTGGATAACTGTATTGAAGGCGTTACAAGCTCTCATCTGGATCAGAGAAGGAAACCGCAAGGAAGTTTATAGATGGTTGAAAAAATCTCCGATGTCTATTCATGATGTTCATACTTCACATAAAGAATTTGAGCAATTTATTAGAGTTCGAGCTTATCTAAGAGTGGGAGAAACAAAGGAAGCTTTTAAGTTGCTAGAACGCCTAAAAGAAATGACGGAAAGCGAAGAGCGCCTTGGTAGCCAGATAGAGACTTTTTTACTCTTAGGGATAGGTTATCATTTGGAAATGGATGAGATACAAGCTCAGTATCATATAGAGCAGGCATTAAGGTTAGCCGAGCCAGAGGGATATGTACGGCTTTTTTTAGATGAAGAAAAAGAATTGGCACCCTTATTAACCAAAGTTGTCCGAAAAAAAGAGAAGGACGTATCGCCAGAGGAAAACAAGTCCTTGAATTACGCTAGATTCCTTTTGGAGCATATGATGGTGGAGACGGATAGCCGCATCTCTAATAAGCTAAATGTTATAGAGCCACTGACAGCAAGAGAGGAGGAAGTGTTGTCACTTATTGATAAAGGCTTTACAAATAAAGAAATTGCTTATTCCTTGGATCTTAGTGAAGGAACCGTTAAGGGCTATTGTCACAAAATTTTTGCCAAGCTTCAGGTCACGAATCGAACGCAGGCTATGGCTAAATTAAGAGAAATGAGAGCTCCATAA
- a CDS encoding DUF817 domain-containing protein, with translation MIADIYHFGVQQALACIFPVFIFGMLGLSKVIDIPFLHRYDFLLLSCLLMQIVMVRARLETRDELKVITVFHLIGLTLEIYKVQMGSWSYPEEGWSKVFGVPLYSGFMYASVASYMCQAWRRLRLNIVKWPPSYFTVPLGAAIYLNFFTHHFIVDIRWYLTAAIFIVFFRTMVHFEVNGHRYRMPLAASFVLIGFFIWLAENIATFLGAWTYPNQQNGWSLVHLGKFSSWFLLVIVSFIIVAQLKHIKGKGTMV, from the coding sequence ATGATCGCTGATATCTATCATTTTGGAGTACAGCAAGCTCTTGCTTGTATTTTTCCTGTGTTTATTTTTGGGATGCTAGGTCTTTCTAAGGTTATAGATATTCCCTTTCTACATCGCTATGACTTCTTGCTCTTAAGCTGCTTACTTATGCAGATTGTCATGGTAAGGGCACGTTTAGAGACTAGAGATGAACTGAAGGTGATTACAGTCTTTCATCTAATTGGTCTTACTTTAGAAATCTATAAGGTGCAAATGGGGTCTTGGAGCTATCCAGAAGAGGGATGGAGCAAAGTATTTGGAGTCCCTCTATATAGTGGCTTTATGTACGCTAGTGTGGCTAGTTACATGTGTCAGGCATGGAGAAGATTAAGGTTAAATATTGTAAAATGGCCTCCTTCCTACTTTACCGTTCCACTAGGAGCAGCTATTTATCTTAATTTTTTCACTCACCATTTTATAGTTGATATCCGTTGGTATCTCACGGCTGCTATATTCATTGTATTTTTCAGAACAATGGTTCACTTTGAAGTAAATGGTCATCGTTATCGTATGCCTCTTGCCGCTTCCTTCGTCCTTATTGGGTTCTTCATTTGGCTTGCTGAGAATATAGCTACTTTTTTAGGGGCGTGGACATACCCGAATCAGCAGAATGGCTGGAGTCTAGTTCATCTCGGTAAATTTAGCTCTTGGTTTTTACTTGTCATCGTTAGCTTTATCATTGTGGCTCAGTTAAAGCATATAAAAGGGAAAGGAACTATGGTCTAA